The Leptospira mtsangambouensis genomic sequence TTTCGCCCACTTTCACTTTTACTTCGTATGTTTTACCATCAATCGAAGAAGAAAGTTCTTTCATCACTTTTACGCGTTTGTCACGTTTCAGTTCTGCAAGTCTCTTTTGGTGGAGTGCCGCTTTTGTGTTTCCATCATTTGCACGGACAGCAAATCTTCTAGGGATGAGGAAGTTACGTGCATAACCATCAGCAACTTCTTTCACATCACCAGCATCACCAAGATTTAATACGTCTTTTTGTAATACAACTTTCATCCGTTACTCCTACAGAACTTTAAACGGTAGTAAACCGATAGATCTGGATTTTCTGATTTCACGAGCAAGGGCTCTTTGGTGTTTGCCACAAGTTCCAGTGATTCTTCTTGGAATGATTTTACCACGGTTGGTAACAAATCTTTCTAAGATGTCTACTCGTTTGTAATCAAGACCTGCAAGTAAGGCTTTGTCAGCACAGAACTTACATACTTTCTTTTTGTATTTTGCATTTTTACGACCGAATTTGCCTTCTCCGTCTTTACCACGGAAACCGCCTTTTTCGTCGTCTTCCATCCCGTCCATACTCTCGCGGGAATCTGTTCTTGTATCATCAATATTTGCTGTTTCGCTCATTGTCATAACCTATCAAAAAGGAATGTCGTCATCACCGGCTGGATAATCATCATAACCATTACTTACGCCGGAATCATAAGAATTGGAACTGTCAGAACGGTCTCCACCTGATCCACCACCTTGTCCTTGGCCGCCTAATAATTGTGCGGACTCGACATATACGCGGATTTTGGAGGCTTTTTTGCCTTCAGGAGTTTCCCAGGACTGTTGTTGAAGTCTGCCTTCAATCGCTACTTGTTTTCCTTTGCCAGCATATTGTTTTAATATGTCAGCGAGTCGGCCCCATGCCACACAGTCAAAATAATGAGTTTCCTCTTTTTTTTCACCGTTAGTCACATAAACTCTGTTATTCGCAATTGAAAAATTGACAACAGAACTTCCGTTCACCGATTTAAATTCCGGATCACGGGTCATTCGACCGATTATAAGTACTTTGTTAAGATCGTTAGCCATTTGCCCTGATTACTAGGGTTTTTAAGATGTTCGCATTGAGTTTAAACTCATGTTCAATCTTTGCTACTTCTGCGGGCGCGCCGGAACACTTGATGAGTGTAAAGTGACCTTGTTCGTCTTGTCCAACCGGATGCCAGAGTCTTTTAGAACCCCAGTCCTCTTCGCCTTGGATCGTGAAGTTGTATTTGGAGAGTAAGTCTTTGACTGCAGACTTCGTCTCTTCTACATTACCTTCACGAAGAATATTCGTGATTTCGTAGTTTCTCATATTTCTCCTATGGGTATACCTACATAGAAACACTTGTAGGTAGAAGAATTTGTTAGTTTCCACTAAGGTTTTGCCAATAGGGACAGGGGTCAATGGAATTTCTTCTTGGAGTTCCCAAACCCTTCCATTTCTATGGAATTTCTAACATTTTTATGGGTGAAAAATCAAATTTTCCAGAAGTTTGGGGACTTGGCCTAGGCTTATTTTTAGCACTTTATGCTGGTTTTCTAAACCACATCACTCCCAAAGAACCTGCACTCGACAACCACTCTGGATTTGAATCAACCCTCCTCGGTCTCGAGATGGCAGAAACCCCCAAACAAGTCCAAGACCTAATTGGAATCCCAGATACCATCGACTTTTTCAACCTATCCTCAGAATACCGAAAGGTTCACTATTTTGACTTTGGATTTATCTTTTGTTATTTGGCATTTTTAACGTATACCGGGCATTATGCGGGCAGAAAGGTGAGACCCATATTTTTAAAAATCTTTATGGGAATGGTTTTACTCCTTGTGATAGCGGGTTTTGCGGACTTAATCGAAAACATTTTAATCTTAAATGTTTTGGATGCAAAAACAGCGGAAGAAATGGCACCTTCTCTTGAATATTTAAAGCCCACATCGCAGCTTAAATGGTTTTGTTTGTTTGGTTATGTGGCAATTGTTTCCGTTTACTTTTGGTTATACGAAAAAAGTTGGATATTACGAACGGCATCCGTTCTCTTTTTTACAGGATTTTTTCTGCAGTTGTTTTCGATTTACAAAACCAATTTGTTAGAACTCAGTTTTCCTTTTTTTGCCGTGGGTCTTACTTGCAGTTGGTTCCATTACGGTTTTAGTTTGGCCTTTAGTTCCTTATCCAAAAAAACATAACCCCTACCTCCAGAAATCACAAGATCAGTTCCGAGTTGTTTACAAAGGATCGCATACTCTTTCAAAAAACTTTCCGCCTCTTTTGGACCTAAAGGAAAAAAATAATGATCCCCCGGAAGCGATTGGTGTTTTCCAAAAACAGGAACCACTTCCACAAACAAAAGTTTGTCGCCATCAAAATGCAAAACCACAGAGATGTTGTGTTTTAAATATTGGTTTTTTGATCCAAAGAAAAAGTTTCCAAGCGAATAAACCACCACACCTTTTGGAAATACTTCAATCCCTTGTGGGACATGAGGATGGTGTCCAATGATCACCTGATATCCAGCACCTACCAAATATTTGGCGGCGTTCCGCTCCGTATCCATTGGAAGAGGATTATATTCAACACCCCAATGAACGGAGAGAATGTTTACTTGGTTTGTTTTTGTTTTTTTAACCAAACGTTCCGCCACTCCCACTCGAAAGTATGCTGCCCCCGGAGATTTGGTTCCCGAAAACAACCTCGTTTCACCTGTATCAGAAAAAGAAAAAATCCGATATTC encodes the following:
- a CDS encoding CapA family protein, whose protein sequence is MNLFRICLAFVFVLPFFLLGADIPESVEPKLDLPIQNLYHFRTETGETIQYPKSTKLWFGGDVMFNWGVRDSMRSEDPYFPFRSFSSYLTLFDFRFLNLETPILHKTPSADQRKSYVFFGERRDLTVLRMLGIDGVFLGNNHTMDFGENGLYDTLELLDEFGIRHTGAGKNTDEALVPITVSKQNTEYRIFSFSDTGETRLFSGTKSPGAAYFRVGVAERLVKKTKTNQVNILSVHWGVEYNPLPMDTERNAAKYLVGAGYQVIIGHHPHVPQGIEVFPKGVVVYSLGNFFFGSKNQYLKHNISVVLHFDGDKLLFVEVVPVFGKHQSLPGDHYFFPLGPKEAESFLKEYAILCKQLGTDLVISGGRGYVFLDKELKAKLKP
- a CDS encoding single-stranded DNA-binding protein gives rise to the protein MANDLNKVLIIGRMTRDPEFKSVNGSSVVNFSIANNRVYVTNGEKKEETHYFDCVAWGRLADILKQYAGKGKQVAIEGRLQQQSWETPEGKKASKIRVYVESAQLLGGQGQGGGSGGDRSDSSNSYDSGVSNGYDDYPAGDDDIPF
- the rpsF gene encoding 30S ribosomal protein S6 — protein: MRNYEITNILREGNVEETKSAVKDLLSKYNFTIQGEEDWGSKRLWHPVGQDEQGHFTLIKCSGAPAEVAKIEHEFKLNANILKTLVIRANG
- the rpsR gene encoding 30S ribosomal protein S18, yielding MEDDEKGGFRGKDGEGKFGRKNAKYKKKVCKFCADKALLAGLDYKRVDILERFVTNRGKIIPRRITGTCGKHQRALAREIRKSRSIGLLPFKVL
- the rplI gene encoding 50S ribosomal protein L9, which encodes MKVVLQKDVLNLGDAGDVKEVADGYARNFLIPRRFAVRANDGNTKAALHQKRLAELKRDKRVKVMKELSSSIDGKTYEVKVKVGENDKLFGSVTANDIAIAIKNTGVELDKRKLDLGEPIKSVGEFKIKVRLAEGVVPQIVVKVVGQA